From Weissella diestrammenae, a single genomic window includes:
- a CDS encoding DUF5677 domain-containing protein, with product MQYEVIPQQIFKDLKQISQKMYDNSEQRNIDTFYYDFFLNVIYQIEAVNILLAIGNDYALDGIDRMAYESSIGFMVLNLDGFDSHEAVKFFEIKKIYELIKIKDGTIDKSSLISFEEANAAFRACFPDNDRILRTIKDIVEEIANKIPMINKNTWYQVFLNRSFVRVVELIDKQVRQDFRDDWFTKLYPLFYKVASQGTHNLSVKTKYGQRTLIPKSVRIMGESVLLSITFSYFVRYFGNGIVKEESDDLLIYLKKIREQAANDFKDKQ from the coding sequence ATGCAGTATGAAGTAATACCACAGCAAATATTCAAAGATTTAAAACAAATATCGCAGAAAATGTATGATAATAGCGAACAGAGAAATATTGATACGTTTTATTACGATTTCTTTTTAAATGTTATATATCAGATTGAAGCCGTTAATATTTTACTGGCTATTGGAAACGATTATGCACTAGACGGAATTGATCGGATGGCATATGAATCATCGATAGGTTTTATGGTCCTTAATTTAGATGGTTTTGATAGTCATGAGGCTGTTAAATTTTTTGAAATTAAAAAAATTTATGAATTAATAAAAATTAAAGACGGCACGATAGATAAATCTAGTTTGATTTCATTTGAAGAAGCAAATGCAGCATTCAGAGCATGTTTTCCAGATAATGACCGAATATTGAGAACAATTAAAGATATTGTTGAGGAAATTGCTAATAAAATACCGATGATTAACAAAAATACATGGTATCAAGTATTTTTAAATCGTTCCTTCGTTAGGGTAGTAGAGCTAATTGATAAACAGGTTAGACAAGATTTTCGTGATGATTGGTTTACAAAACTTTACCCTCTTTTTTATAAAGTCGCATCACAAGGTACACATAACCTAAGCGTTAAAACTAAATATGGTCAACGGACATTAATTCCAAAATCTGTAAGAATTATGGGTGAGTCCGTTTTACTATCGATTACATTTTCGTATTTTGTCCGTTATTTTGGAAACGGGATAGTGAAAGAAGAAAGCGACGATTTACTAATATATTTGAAAAAAATTCGAGAACAAGCTGCAAATGATTTTAAAGACAAGCAATAA
- a CDS encoding alpha/beta fold hydrolase yields MSFFQTNDGVKLHYQVSGQTGIPIVFVGGYTSNIATWAAQIPTFVAAGYRVIRFEFRNHGESQIVDYGLKISRLTMDLQLLIRHLNLKKFVLIGHSMGAMVIGEYMSLFDTGNVLAVVTEDQPPKMLNDATWQSGIADSSFRSIDQIADDFPKQRLIHQPIQPELKQVITSHYQPFDFALNRPLLIDGIVQDWRDSLRIERVPHFFLAGDASPLYPVRHLQDAVALHQRATAEMYTFNSVGHIPHLEQPDEYNRVVLSFLKQLY; encoded by the coding sequence ATGTCTTTTTTTCAAACCAATGATGGTGTCAAGCTACATTATCAGGTGAGTGGACAAACGGGAATACCCATTGTGTTTGTTGGCGGCTATACAAGTAATATTGCGACTTGGGCAGCTCAGATACCAACTTTTGTTGCGGCAGGTTATCGTGTTATTCGGTTTGAATTCCGTAATCATGGGGAGAGTCAAATTGTTGATTATGGCTTAAAAATTTCCCGTTTAACAATGGATTTACAGTTGTTGATTCGACATCTCAATTTAAAAAAGTTTGTTCTGATTGGACATTCAATGGGAGCGATGGTCATTGGTGAATATATGTCATTATTTGATACAGGCAATGTTTTGGCAGTTGTTACTGAGGATCAACCACCAAAAATGTTAAACGATGCCACATGGCAGTCAGGAATTGCTGATTCATCTTTTAGGTCCATTGATCAGATTGCGGATGATTTTCCAAAACAACGCTTAATTCATCAACCAATTCAACCAGAACTTAAGCAAGTCATAACGAGCCATTATCAACCATTCGATTTCGCCTTAAATCGACCATTATTAATTGATGGCATTGTGCAAGACTGGCGAGATAGTTTAAGAATAGAACGGGTACCACATTTCTTTCTTGCCGGTGATGCATCACCACTATATCCAGTGCGTCATTTACAGGATGCAGTAGCGTTACATCAACGTGCTACCGCTGAAATGTATACTTTTAATTCAGTTGGACATATACCGCATTTAGAACAACCAGATGAGTATAATCGCGTCGTATTATCATTTTTAAAACAGTTGTACTGA
- the lpdA gene encoding dihydrolipoyl dehydrogenase has translation MVVGAQATEIDTVIIGSGPGGYVAAIRAAELGQKVTLIERDQIGGVCLNVGCIPSKALINVGHHFRATQEKNPYGLTMTGSLDWQQTQDWKQHQVVEKLTGGVAMLLKKHHVTVIQGEATFNDNETLNVVQSDGHQLLQFNNAIIATGSRPVEISKFKFGGRIVDSTGALSLPEIPKRLIVLGGGVIGSELGSAYANLGAQVTIIEGLDHILNGFDSEMTKPVIDDFKAHGGEIYTSATATSATQTDDEVTVTFEMAGQTQTVTGDYLLVAVGRRANTDTLGLNNTDIQLLDNGLIEVNQAMQTQVKHIYAIGDVVPGPALAHKASFEAKIAAASISGAPHAYDDHYALPAVAYTHYELATTGETPETVIDKKIDAKISKFPFAANGRALAMDASVGFIRLITDKQTGAVLGGQIVGPSASDLISELTLAIENGVTAEDIALTIHPHPTFGEAIMDTAEVADDLGIHI, from the coding sequence ATGGTCGTTGGTGCACAAGCAACAGAAATAGATACGGTTATTATTGGTTCGGGTCCCGGTGGGTATGTCGCCGCTATCCGTGCGGCTGAATTGGGACAAAAAGTAACTTTAATTGAGCGTGACCAGATTGGTGGTGTTTGTTTAAATGTTGGCTGCATTCCGTCAAAAGCGCTGATTAATGTTGGGCATCATTTTCGGGCTACACAGGAAAAAAATCCTTATGGATTGACAATGACTGGCTCACTTGATTGGCAACAAACGCAAGATTGGAAGCAACATCAGGTCGTTGAAAAGTTAACTGGCGGGGTGGCAATGCTGCTAAAGAAACATCATGTGACAGTGATTCAAGGTGAGGCGACCTTTAATGATAATGAGACATTAAATGTTGTTCAAAGTGATGGGCATCAATTATTACAGTTTAATAATGCTATCATTGCTACTGGTTCAAGGCCAGTTGAAATTTCAAAATTTAAATTTGGCGGACGCATTGTTGATTCAACAGGTGCTTTGTCATTACCGGAGATTCCAAAGCGTTTGATTGTATTGGGCGGCGGTGTCATTGGTTCTGAGTTAGGGAGTGCCTATGCAAATTTGGGAGCTCAAGTGACCATTATTGAAGGTCTTGATCATATTTTAAATGGATTCGATTCTGAAATGACCAAACCAGTCATTGACGATTTCAAGGCCCATGGTGGGGAAATTTATACATCTGCAACTGCAACATCTGCCACGCAAACAGATGATGAAGTGACAGTTACTTTTGAGATGGCAGGTCAAACACAGACAGTGACGGGTGATTATTTGCTCGTGGCAGTTGGTCGTCGGGCAAATACGGATACGCTAGGCCTCAATAATACCGATATCCAATTGTTAGATAATGGTTTGATTGAAGTTAATCAAGCGATGCAAACACAAGTCAAGCATATTTACGCGATTGGGGATGTCGTACCTGGACCAGCTTTGGCGCACAAAGCTAGCTTTGAAGCCAAAATCGCTGCTGCGTCAATTAGTGGGGCACCACATGCATACGATGATCACTATGCTTTGCCAGCAGTTGCATATACTCACTATGAGTTAGCAACAACTGGTGAAACACCAGAAACGGTTATCGATAAAAAGATTGATGCTAAAATCAGTAAGTTTCCATTTGCAGCCAATGGTCGAGCGCTTGCAATGGATGCGAGTGTCGGCTTTATTCGCTTAATCACTGATAAGCAAACTGGGGCAGTTTTAGGTGGACAAATTGTCGGACCAAGCGCATCTGATTTAATATCAGAGTTAACATTGGCAATTGAGAACGGGGTGACCGCAGAGGATATTGCGTTAACCATTCATCCACATCCAACGTTTGGTGAAGCAATCATGGATACTGCTGAAGTAGCAGATGATTTGGGGATTCATATTTAG
- a CDS encoding dihydrolipoamide acetyltransferase family protein, translating into MTEIFKMPDIGEGMAEGDITNWLVKVGDTINVDDPVAEVQNDKLMQEILSPYAGKITKLYVEPNTTVAVGDPLIEFDGDSSESAPLSAPKVAAESASIKTNTAQKEPVKQVVETERAPITANGHVLAMPSVRHFANDHQIDLSQVTPTGRHGHITLADVQNVTHNQDQQVQMSQPVPDAEPINVSTSMAVAPQVAAETNDKHVGREPMTGVRKAIAKAMAQQTTIPAVTNFDQVEVSKLVAHRTSFKEMAKDEGIHLTYLAYAVKALTATAQKYADINATVDTQAGEIEYHDTVNVGIAVSAPQGLYVPVIMHTETKSILTIAKEIETLAQQVRAGTIKPAQMQGATITISNLGSARGNWFTPIINGNEVAILGLGSIVKEPIVNESGELAVGQNIKLSLSYDHRLIDGMLGQTAMNYLKRLLSDPALMLMEV; encoded by the coding sequence ATGACTGAAATTTTTAAAATGCCAGATATTGGTGAAGGTATGGCCGAAGGTGATATTACGAATTGGCTAGTTAAGGTTGGTGATACGATCAATGTCGATGACCCTGTCGCTGAGGTGCAAAATGATAAGCTGATGCAAGAAATTCTGTCGCCATATGCTGGTAAAATCACCAAGTTATATGTTGAACCAAATACAACGGTCGCAGTTGGCGATCCTCTGATTGAATTTGATGGTGATTCGAGTGAATCAGCACCATTGTCAGCGCCGAAAGTGGCCGCAGAATCAGCGTCAATCAAAACTAACACTGCACAAAAAGAACCGGTTAAACAAGTTGTTGAGACAGAGCGTGCCCCTATAACCGCAAATGGGCATGTGTTAGCGATGCCATCAGTTCGGCATTTTGCCAATGATCATCAGATCGATCTATCACAGGTGACACCAACTGGTCGGCACGGTCATATTACTTTGGCTGATGTCCAAAATGTGACACACAATCAAGACCAGCAAGTACAAATGAGTCAACCAGTGCCAGATGCGGAGCCGATTAACGTTTCAACGTCAATGGCTGTAGCACCACAAGTAGCAGCTGAAACAAATGATAAGCATGTGGGTCGTGAACCAATGACAGGTGTGCGTAAAGCGATTGCTAAAGCAATGGCACAACAAACAACGATTCCAGCTGTGACTAATTTTGATCAAGTTGAAGTTTCGAAATTAGTGGCGCATCGGACATCGTTTAAAGAGATGGCAAAAGATGAAGGCATTCATTTGACTTATTTGGCTTATGCCGTCAAAGCTTTGACTGCGACTGCACAAAAGTATGCCGATATCAATGCAACAGTTGACACGCAGGCTGGTGAAATCGAGTATCATGATACGGTCAATGTGGGAATTGCGGTTAGTGCACCGCAAGGTTTGTACGTACCAGTTATTATGCATACAGAAACAAAGTCGATTTTAACAATTGCCAAAGAAATCGAAACGTTAGCACAGCAAGTCCGAGCTGGAACAATTAAGCCTGCCCAAATGCAAGGGGCAACTATTACCATTTCCAATTTAGGTTCTGCACGAGGAAATTGGTTTACACCAATTATTAATGGGAATGAAGTGGCTATTCTTGGTTTGGGATCGATTGTTAAAGAGCCAATTGTGAATGAATCAGGGGAGTTAGCAGTTGGTCAAAATATCAAATTATCGCTAAGCTATGATCATCGATTGATTGATGGTATGTTAGGTCAAACGGCGATGAATTATCTTAAGCGATTGTTATCAGATCCAGCGTTAATGCTGATGGAGGTTTAA
- a CDS encoding alpha-ketoacid dehydrogenase subunit beta produces MAEKTYIAAIQEALDLSLEKDDSTLIFGEDVGKNGGVFRATDGLQAKYGEERVFNTPLAESGIGGLAIGLTTQNYRPIMEIQFFGFLFEVMDSIAGQMARNRFRFNNTRQMPIVVRSPYGGGTKTPEMHADNLEGLVAQVPGLRVVMPSNPADAKGLLLSAVESNDPVVFLENIHLYRSMKGEVPEGYYTTPLDQATVVREGQDITLISYGGAVPLVIKAADELAKNGIDAEVIDLRTVSPIDLDTIGKSVEKTGRVVVVQEAQRMAGISATIMAEIAERFILSLKAPIGRVAAPDTVYPFAQAENDWMVKADDVVAKAQEVINYD; encoded by the coding sequence ATGGCTGAAAAAACATATATTGCAGCAATTCAAGAAGCACTTGATTTGTCCTTAGAAAAAGATGATAGTACCTTAATCTTTGGTGAAGACGTTGGTAAAAATGGTGGTGTTTTCCGAGCAACTGATGGTTTGCAAGCCAAATATGGCGAGGAACGCGTCTTTAATACGCCATTAGCTGAATCAGGTATTGGTGGGCTGGCGATTGGGCTGACAACACAAAATTATCGACCAATTATGGAAATTCAATTTTTTGGTTTCTTATTTGAAGTCATGGATTCAATTGCTGGTCAAATGGCACGTAATCGTTTCCGTTTCAATAATACGCGACAAATGCCAATCGTTGTTCGTTCACCTTATGGTGGTGGAACTAAGACACCTGAGATGCACGCTGACAACCTGGAAGGTTTAGTTGCGCAGGTACCGGGTCTACGGGTAGTTATGCCATCTAACCCAGCTGATGCCAAAGGTTTACTCTTGAGTGCGGTTGAGTCAAATGATCCAGTGGTCTTCTTAGAGAATATTCACCTGTATCGATCGATGAAGGGTGAAGTACCAGAAGGTTACTATACAACGCCATTAGATCAGGCAACAGTTGTTCGAGAAGGACAGGATATCACCTTAATTTCGTATGGTGGTGCTGTGCCATTGGTGATTAAAGCAGCTGACGAATTAGCAAAGAATGGGATTGATGCTGAAGTGATTGATTTACGGACAGTTTCGCCAATTGATTTAGACACAATCGGGAAATCAGTTGAAAAAACAGGCCGGGTTGTCGTTGTACAAGAAGCACAGCGTATGGCTGGTATTTCTGCGACAATCATGGCAGAAATAGCAGAACGGTTCATCTTAAGCTTGAAGGCTCCAATTGGGCGTGTTGCTGCGCCAGATACGGTTTATCCATTTGCACAAGCTGAAAATGACTGGATGGTTAAAGCAGATGATGTCGTTGCAAAGGCGCAGGAGGTTATCAATTATGACTGA